From the Argentina anserina chromosome 3, drPotAnse1.1, whole genome shotgun sequence genome, the window GATTATCACAAAATCGCTATAATTTTTGGAGACTTTTTCGAGCAATAGAGCTatttttgatgatttttaGAAGATTTCATgccatataaaaataaataaaagtcaCATAAAGGACACGTGACGAGCCTATGAGCACTAATTTGTAAACCTCATTTCTATTTGATTTTGTAACTTTAAAAGCTCTAAAAAATAGATTATATACCCAAAAATTTTCGCGAAATTTAGTACACACTCTTAGTGATGCTCTCTAACTACTCATGtaaaattttgcatataattatATTCGGGTAACATAGCCGCCTTTAGAAAGAGATGAGAAATAAAGAGTTAATTGGGTGGATCTTAAcccaaacgttatcgaaaactGATGAATTTTCTACCACATATATTGAAACTATGACGACAATATATGACGGTTGAtttttcaaatattgtttaGGTAGTATAGTTAGTtagtaaacatatatattttcataaaacAAACTATAAATGTTATGTTACATTAATAGACATGTTGTGATTCAAGTGATTAATACTCTCAAAATGAAACTCTGACCGTTGGATGTGATCGCCACACTAAAATATGGTTACGGTTCAAAATTCACCAATTTTCATCTTAGTTCGGGTATAGTTTGACACGGTCAACCCTAATTAACATAATACCTCTCCAAATGGAGTCGTGTGCACAGTTAAAattatttcaaatttttcACATGCATCGATAGAGGATAGTATCACGAAATCACCATAATTGTTGGAGATTTTTTTGAGCAATGGATTTATTTTTGATGATTTTAGAtcatatgaaaataaataaaagtcaATGAAGGGACACGTGGCGTGATTGTGACCACTTATTTATATTCatttatgtttgattttttcaaTTGATTTTACAACTTTAAAAACTCTTTAAAAATAGCTCATTTGCCCAACAGATTCCGCGAAAATTAGTATGTGCTCTTAGTGATGCACTCTATCTACTCATGTAAAATTTTACGTACAACTAAATTCAGGTAATGCAACCACCCTTaaaaagaaatgagaaataaattgTTAATCGTATGGATGTAGCCAAATGTTACTGAAAACTGATGAATTTTATACCACAGTTATAGTACACTATGGCCATTTATTTGTTCACCTATTTtctgatttatttttcaattgatTTCAAAACCTTAAAAACCCTTTAAAATAGTTCAGATGCCCGaacaatttcaaaaaaaataccACGCGCTCTTAGTGGCGCGCTATATCGACTAATGCTAAATTTTACGGATAATTATATACGGGTGACACATGGGTCCTTAGaaataaatgagaaataaatatCTAATCGTCTGAATCGACACTCAAACGTTAGCGAAAATTGATGAATTTCTACCACGGCTATAAGACACTATGGGAACGATATCCTACGttgattttttcaattttttttgggaGTGTAGTTCATTTGTAATCATATACATTTCCATAAAATAAACTATAAaggttataccacattagtaggcactTTGTGATTCATGTGattaatattattaaaattaaaatccaACCGTTGGATTGAGGCGACGGCTTTTTATCTCGTCGCTTGAATTAGGTTGAGTTGATGAACTTACCCAAAATTTGTAGCcttagtttaaaaaaaactatttagcttatttataatatatgtatCGATGAATATGAAAACAACTTTAAAGCTTTGTTCTTTTACTagataattatattaaatctTGATATCTAAATCTATCTAATTAGGGATCGATATTCAATAGTCAATTTTCTAAATCTAATTAGGGAATTCATATATAGTTACTTCGATTATTTAGCTTATTAATAATATATGAATCGATGAATAAGGAAACTTTTAATCTTCGTTCATTtactatataattatattaaacGTTGATATCTACATCGATCTAACCAAGGATCAATATTGGATATTCAATTCTCTATACAGACCCCCTATCCGTGATGGAAACATATTTTTGGAGGGCAGGGGTCAAAGGGTATTTAGATAGTTAAAGTACactttttttcggttttcttgACTATTAGACGACAAAATGATGCTCGTTCCATCCTAAATTTTAATAGTGTACTGTAATATACATACATTTTGAGATTCAAGGGTGTGTTAATTAATCTGAAAGCCCACTTTTCTAATTGAAAACTCAAGTTTTcctctatgtatatatatagtattgaTAGCGTATTTCAATTGAAggtcataaaataaaaaagactaAGCATCATGCTTTCGTCTTCTTCAAGACTAATTAAGTGACAGTGATattaatattaaatttaaaatttaagtaTAATAATTAGATGAGTAAAATTGAATGAAGATTGCGActaatttagaaaaaaatatgttactttaaattattaaatcaACATGTATCTTAGCATTATAGTCTATGcaataatttcataatttcattCCATTTAAGTGGCTCAAGGGAATGAGGGATAATCAAGAGAAATTTATGTTGAATGAAAGTGAtaatataataacaaaaacgaaaagaaaacataacaaaTACATGGATTTAACAAAACAACACATCAACCAATAAAGAGACATGGCGCAGATTGACTATCTAAGCCGTTAGATAGGGTCAGATCTAACGATCTGAATAGCGCCCCACAACACTTCTGATTTGGAATTTATCTCTCAAATATGGCGGTCCTTTATTCCGCCAAAAAATTGGGGGTAAATTTCAAACGAAAATTATAGAAGTTTCGTTTCATCCTTCATTTAATCTCACTTCTTCTTtcctaaattaaaaaaaatctcactcttcttcttttctttttgaaggGATCTCACTCTTCAGATCTGGGTTCTTCCATCGGTGCCTCCCTCTCCCACCCCCGCAGCATGGCGCGTCGGTCTGGTCAAAGCGGCTTCATTGTCAAGCACAAGAGACCCACCTTGTCCACCAATTGGGATTTTAATTTCCCAGAtgctgttgctgctgctgctccaCCACACGTCCCCAGATTCGAAGAGCTTGACACCACCAACATGCTTCTCCTCCAAAGAATCATCTTCTTGGGCTCTCAGgtctctccctctcttgggTTTTTGTTTGATTAGAGAATCATCTTCTTGGGTGTTTGTTTGATTATGTTATAATTATGAGTTGTTCTTTAATCCCTTCAATTTCATGACTCTCGATCTAATTGTCCCAACGAATCGATGATGATATGAAATCCCACTCACTTTGGTTGATGTACTCTTTGTAGGGACATCCGATGGATGAATCCCTCAGGAAGCAAAGATTGAAGAGGTTCTTTGATCATGTGAATTGACTTTATCAGTCATTTACATTATTGAttttttgaattatttttaTAGTGCTCGATATTCAGCAGTTGAGGGTCTTTTGGTGTCTTCATTTCGCATGGTCTCTTCTTGGGTTCAATTGGAGCTACACATAACAGAGATGAACTTAACAATTTGAACTTCACTCACATTTTGACCGTGGCTAGTTCATTGGCTCCTACTTATTCAAATGAATATGTGTGTAAGGAACTTGAATGGTAATCACTGCTTGTCATCTTTCAATTTTATATTGCTCTACTCTTTCTACTAGGTTGCTAAACTCCAGTTTGCATGATCTGTCCTTTTGTTTTGTATAGTTGTGATAATTGTTCAGCTTTGTTCGGACTTGATAAGTAATGACGCCCCATGCCTTCAATTAATCAAAATGTACTGCATATCATAAGACCTAAAACAACAATTTGATGAATGTTTCAATTATATTGAAGAAGCTAAAAGATCTGGTAGTGTGTTGGTTCATTGCTTTGTGGGAAAATCTAGGAGGTAATTGTCTCGCCCTTTCTAAGCTATTATTTCTAGATTATCTTAGTTGTATGAAAAGAATACCACTTTTAATGACAAGCACTGTCCTATTCTGTAACAGTGTATCCTTGAAATATGATTATACATGACCTCTAcaaatttttccttttatgtTTATAATATAATCTTGAGTATCTCTTATTCTTATGAACTCTGAAAACTGATGCTTATTAAATGTAAACCTTTGATATAAATCAGAACAATATGTAGTTTCAATTGCCCAACTTTTATTTAACCTTTGATATTTCTCCTCATCatatgaaaacaaaacatTTTTTTAGTACTTAAAATTTCTGTGTAATTTGACCTAACCTTGATCCCAAGGTCACAAGTTAGTTGGTTTGACCTTACTTTATTTGAACATAAATCAGAGTTGAATTGTACCCAACCCTAATTAACTTATGAGTGAGAAAAGTTTGCATGTTTATTGCTTCATATAACTGGAACTTAAGCACTATTACAATTTGGGACTTTTTGAGATGAAGCTCGACTTATTTATCTCTAACCGTGCAGTGTGACTATTGTTCTTGCTTATCTGATGAAAAGACATGGTATGAGTCTAAATGAAGCTCTTGAACATGTGCGGAGCAGACGACCACGGGCATCTCCCAATGCCAGTTTCCTCACTTCCTCCATGAAATCACATTGCTTCTAATCATAGGCTCATAGCATTCTGATTTATCTCAGAATTGTACAGTGATTAGTGGTTGTTAATTTTACAGAAGACAGTAAGGTGTAGTTGTGGTTAGACATGTTTATGGTGTGTAGTGGTTATAGCTAGTTCtctttatttataaaatgttGTGTTCGGCCATTGTAAAACTCACTTAAGTAATAGATTGAAAATTCAATCATTcaagttcttgttcttgttcagtTTCATTTCATTCCATTCCATATTTTTTCAGATTGATTTTGGGTTCATCAATTTTCTGGGTTTGATCATATGAACTATGAAGACCAAGAGAAGGTCCAGTAGCATTTTGTTTTCATGGTAAAATCATCTAAAGAGACGACGACCTCTTTCAATTGCCTTTGATCCTGCAATAATGTTGGTGATCATCATATATGGAATACTAAGATATAAGTCATATAACTGACATCCCTAAGATGACACcataaattacataatgacAAGTACATCTAAAACTCATGAAGCTTTACACGTTATTATGAGGAACATGATAATGATTCAGATATGCAATATCACTATCAAAGTGTAAGAGATGAACAATGCACCTCTCTCGCTTCACATAGACAAATATGCACCTCTCACTCATATTCTTCAAGGTCATAATTACTGACTAAAAGGTCCATATTTGTATTAAGACATCCCCCGAAGCCATGCTACTGATCATCAGAAGTTCAGAACAATTGGGTAGGATGTAACTCAGACCTATTTCAAAAGCATTGGCTTCAAATTCTTCGATGCACCCTAGTAATTTTGATGCAGTCAATATAATAAGGAACTACAAGttggtaaaaataaaaacccacagaaaataattgagtagCCTACAGGTCATAACATATAGAAAAACATAATTCCATTTAAATTAGGTACCAACTACACAATGCAAAGCTATTATCATTCTCTTGCATGAACTCATGTAGTATTGAACACTACATTCTTGTGAGAAGCAACCAAGCGATATTATCGCATCCATAATTTGCAAAGATCAACTGGCAATGAGCTGCAGAGATGCGGATTACAATCACTAAGGAAATTTAGCTTTCCAACATACCCTGCATTTTTTCAACGTTAGTAGGAGGCAAGAATCTTGGAGACGTGTAGAAAGGTGTCTTTGGATCATTAAATTCAAACTTTGGAGGCTGCACGAAAGAACAATGAATCAGTATGCTAACCATTTTCCTTTATTTTTTAGATACTAATTTGTAGAAAGTTTTTTTGATACAGTCATATACTAGTTAACCGAAAGAAACTTGATCAAAATTATCTGACACTCTCAAATCCTAGTGTTCATTACCAACCTGTTCTGTGATGACCAAGTTGGCATCAAAAAAAGGATTTTACGGTTCCAATATCCTCCCAGtagtcattgaataaaaatgcATGATATGTAAGAGCATCGAGTGTATTAGTGGCTAACAAATAAAGTTGGAAGTAAAACTATTTCCCCAAAATATATAGGAAGACAAAATTCATTAAAGAAAACAAGAGGAATAAAATTTTGTGTGAATTCTCACTTGGACATCGTGGCT encodes:
- the LOC126787086 gene encoding dual specificity protein phosphatase 1-like yields the protein MARRSGQSGFIVKHKRPTLSTNWDFNFPDAVAAAAPPHVPRFEELDTTNMLLLQRIIFLGSQVSPSLGDIRWMNPSGRSFGVFISHGLFLGSIGATHNRDELNNLNFTHILTVASSLAPTYSNEYVYLKQQFDECFNYIEEAKRSGSVLVHCFVGKSRSVTIVLAYLMKRHGMSLNEALEHVRSRRPRASPNASFLTSSMKSHCF